A portion of the Mesobacillus sp. AQ2 genome contains these proteins:
- a CDS encoding YdhK family protein, protein MNMSIKRLMILVSMSAALFLTGCTGEDDKSGSDGHSAHENMEHSGSGDLPDGLKEADNPKYEVGSKAIITDDHMPGMDGAEATIVGAYDTTVYSLSYDPTNGGERVENHKWVIHEELKDPGEESLKPGDEAIINTEHMEGMEGAEAVIDSAKDMTVYMVDFTPTDGSERVTNHQWVTEDELKPAE, encoded by the coding sequence ATGAATATGAGCATCAAAAGGTTGATGATCTTAGTTTCAATGTCTGCGGCACTATTTTTAACAGGGTGCACAGGGGAGGATGACAAATCAGGATCTGATGGTCACAGTGCTCATGAAAATATGGAGCATTCAGGTTCAGGGGATCTGCCAGATGGTTTGAAGGAAGCGGATAATCCCAAATATGAAGTGGGCAGCAAGGCCATCATAACCGATGACCACATGCCTGGAATGGACGGAGCGGAAGCCACAATTGTTGGTGCCTATGACACTACCGTGTACTCGCTGTCATATGACCCGACAAATGGAGGCGAGCGAGTGGAGAACCATAAGTGGGTGATCCATGAAGAACTGAAGGATCCAGGAGAAGAGTCTTTGAAGCCAGGAGATGAAGCCATCATCAATACCGAGCATATGGAAGGAATGGAAGGGGCAGAAGCAGTGATCGATTCGGCTAAGGACATGACTGTTTATATGGTCGATTTCACGCCGACAGACGGATCGGAGAGGGTAACGAATCACCAGTGGGTCACTGAAGACGAGCTGAAACCTGCTGAATAA